The following coding sequences lie in one Takifugu flavidus isolate HTHZ2018 chromosome 4, ASM371156v2, whole genome shotgun sequence genomic window:
- the st3gal8 gene encoding ST3 beta-galactoside alpha-2,3-sialyltransferase 8, with protein sequence MLLRKKVCAALIVAILFLMLASHSIQRRHFLPLSLTLPIIQATPTNWERAEPTTPPIDLAPIPPSTPRPPRILEPEDVQHKLRTCGCIESCISDFGGSNWFQQRYDKTQEPVLRTNSIMDPDALKWWLHLQQSGNDRTPEDIMAEMFKVIPSPTVDFRPLTSRCHTCAVVGNSGRLRQSGNGKIIDSHDSVIRMNKAVTRGFAKDVGNRTTHHFLYPESAVDVDHGVSLVLLPFKLRDIEWLTSALSTGKVKMTYMRVKDRVAADKNKILVVNPVFFKYVNDHWTERHGRYPSTGMLAIIFALHICDQVSVFGYGADEQGNWHHYWEENRYAGAFRKTGVHSAEFETQIIHNLAKEGKIRLYL encoded by the exons ATGTTACTAAGGAAAAAGGTATGTGCTGCCTTGATTGTTGCCATCCTCTTCCTGATGCTTGCCAGTCACAGCATTCAAAGGAGACATTTCCTGCCTCTGTCACTGACTTTACCGATCATCCAAGCCACACCAACGAACTGGGAGAGAG CTGAGCCCACTACACCTCCTATTGATTTAGCCCCCATTCCTCCCAGTACTCCCCGTCCTCCAAGAATCCTTGAACCAGAAGATGTCCAACATAAGCTGAG GACGTGTGGGTGTATCGAGTCCTGTATTTCAGATTTTGGAGGATCCAACTGGTTCCAGCAGCGGTATGACAAAACACAGGAGCCTGTCCTTCGTACAAACAGCATCATGGATCCTGATGCACTGAAATGGTGGCTG CATCTTCAGCAGTCTGGTAATGACAGGACTCCAGAAGACATAATGGCAGAGATGTTCAAAGTCATTCCCTCACCCACTGTGGACTTCAGGCCACTCACCTCCCGTTGCCATACTTGTGCAGTGGTTGGAAACTCTGGCAGATTGCGACAGTCAGGAAATGGCAAAATAATCGACTCCCATGATTCTGTGATCCG GATGAACAAGGCAGTGACTCGAGGATTTGCAAAAGATGTTGGAAATCGAACAACGCACCACTTTTTGTACCCAGAAAGTGCAGTGGATGTTGACCATGGAGTCAGTCTGGTACTTCTGCCTTTCAAACTGAGAGACATAGAGTGGCTGACCAGCGCTCTGTCAACTGGCAAAGTCAAAAT GACATACATGAGGGTGAAAGATCGAGTGGCAGCAGACAAAAACAAG ATTCTGGTGGTGAACCcagttttctttaaatatgtTAATGATCATTGGACCGAACGTCATGGTCGCTACCCATCTACTGGCATGCTAGCCATCATCTTCGCTCTGCATATTTGTGACCAG GTTTCAGTGTTTGGTTATGGTGCAGACGAGCAAGGAAACTGGCATCACTACTGGGAGGAGAATCGCTATGCTGGAGCATTTAGGAAGACTGGTGTCCACAGTGCAGAGTTTGAAACACAGATCATCCACAACCTTGCCAAGGAAGGCAAGATTAGATTATATCTGTGA